A window of the Tunturibacter empetritectus genome harbors these coding sequences:
- a CDS encoding amino acid permease, which yields MFATKSIDKLISESERPEHALKKTLGPVSLTALGIGAVIGSGIFTVIGTAIGGNPAKIADWKGSPIVDLIVGWLHHTSGAVAGRPGAGPALALSLVLVAIVCALTGLCYAELASMIPIAGSAYTYTYATLGELIAWVIGWDLILEYAFSNMSVSVGFAAHLVALLDWIGIPLSPMWLSPAYLPLGLQDLQGKDIYASGWHAGFNIPAFLIVLLLTVVLVRGIRESARTNNIMVLVKIAAILLFVFFGLSFIHPANYTPFSPNGWSGVLAGGSIIFFTYIGFDSVSTASEECRQPRRDVPIGILATLLVCTVLYIGVAVVLTGMVPWLSVAGDAAPVVNALKRVALTPGGHKLHWVQLAVLIGALVGMISSILVFQLGQARVWFAMSRDRLLPDVFSRVHPKFRTPAFATWVAGVLVAIPAGLFDVGTFAEMSNIGTLFAFVLVSIGVIVLRHREPERHRGFRVPFGPVIPILSVLFCILLMAGLPAITWVRFFVWLIIGLVVYFFYSRKRSEFYTPKV from the coding sequence ATCTTTGCAACTAAGTCGATAGACAAGCTGATCTCAGAATCGGAGAGGCCCGAGCACGCGTTGAAGAAGACGCTGGGCCCCGTTTCACTAACTGCGCTGGGTATTGGCGCGGTGATCGGTTCAGGCATCTTTACGGTGATCGGCACGGCGATTGGTGGCAATCCTGCGAAGATTGCGGACTGGAAGGGCTCGCCGATTGTTGACCTGATTGTCGGGTGGCTGCACCACACAAGCGGCGCAGTGGCGGGACGTCCCGGCGCCGGGCCAGCGTTGGCTCTGTCGCTGGTGCTGGTGGCTATCGTCTGCGCGTTAACCGGGCTCTGCTACGCAGAGTTGGCGTCGATGATTCCGATTGCGGGATCGGCGTACACGTATACGTATGCGACGTTGGGCGAGTTGATCGCCTGGGTGATTGGGTGGGACCTAATCCTCGAATACGCCTTCAGCAACATGAGCGTGAGCGTAGGCTTCGCGGCTCATTTGGTGGCTCTGCTGGATTGGATCGGAATTCCGCTGTCTCCCATGTGGTTGTCGCCGGCTTACCTGCCGCTCGGCCTGCAGGACCTGCAGGGTAAGGACATCTACGCCAGCGGATGGCACGCTGGATTCAACATTCCGGCGTTTCTGATTGTGTTGCTCCTGACGGTTGTGCTGGTGCGCGGCATTCGGGAGTCGGCGCGAACCAACAACATTATGGTGCTGGTCAAGATCGCGGCGATCCTGCTGTTCGTCTTTTTCGGTTTGAGCTTTATTCACCCTGCGAACTACACGCCCTTCTCGCCCAATGGGTGGTCGGGTGTCCTGGCGGGCGGGTCGATCATATTCTTTACGTATATCGGGTTTGATTCGGTCTCGACGGCCAGCGAGGAGTGCAGGCAGCCCCGGCGCGATGTGCCGATTGGAATCCTGGCAACGCTGTTGGTCTGCACGGTTCTCTACATTGGTGTTGCTGTGGTGCTGACGGGCATGGTGCCGTGGCTGTCGGTGGCGGGAGACGCTGCGCCGGTGGTGAATGCCCTGAAGCGAGTGGCTCTGACGCCAGGGGGGCACAAGCTGCATTGGGTGCAACTGGCGGTGTTGATCGGTGCTCTGGTGGGCATGATCTCGTCGATCCTGGTGTTTCAGCTGGGTCAGGCGCGAGTATGGTTTGCCATGTCGCGGGACCGGTTGCTGCCGGATGTCTTCAGCAGGGTGCATCCGAAGTTCCGGACGCCAGCGTTCGCGACGTGGGTTGCAGGCGTGCTCGTGGCGATTCCGGCGGGGCTGTTTGACGTAGGTACGTTCGCGGAGATGTCGAACATTGGTACGTTGTTCGCGTTCGTGCTGGTTTCGATCGGGGTCATTGTCCTCAGGCACAGAGAGCCGGAGCGTCATCGCGGGTTCCGCGTGCCGTTTGGGCCGGTGATTCCTATTCTGTCGGTGCTGTTCTGCATCCTGTTGATGGCTGGACTGCCGGCGATCACGTGGGTGAGGTTCTTTGTGTGGCTGATCATCGGGTTGGTGGTTTACTTCTTCTACAGTCGCAAGCGGAGTGAGTTCTACACGCCGAAGGTTTAG